Below is a window of Xylanibacillus composti DNA.
GGGTCGCGCCCAGGGCGGAGCAAGCTGTCGATGATATCTCGAAGCGTCGGCACACCGACTTCCAACTGTTCGGCAAGCTGCTCGACATCCAATTGACGCAGCCGCTCCTTCAGTTCCGGGGTGCCCAGCATCGTCTCGTTGACATCGAGCAACCGGAACAACTTGTCTACGATCGGGTAGGATTCCGGGTGGATCGGCGTACTGTCCAGCAGGTTGTCGCCGTCCGGAATTCGCAGGAAGCCGACGCATTGCTCGAAAGTCTTCGCGCCGAGCCTCGGCACCTTCTGAACCTGTGAACGTTCACGGAACTTGCCGTTCTCGTCCCTGTATTTGACGATGTTCTTCGCGATCGTCGCATTGACTCCAGCCACATAACTAAGCAAGGAGGATGACGCCGTATTCAAGTCAACGCCTACATGGTTAACCGCAGATTCCACGACTGCCTTCAGGCTCTCCTCCAGCCGTTTCTGCTGAACATCATGCTGATATTGCCCTACCCCGATCGCCTTCGGCTCAATCTTGACCAGTTCAGCCAACGGATCTTGGATGCGGCGGGCAATCGACACAGCGCTGCGTTCCGCCACGTCGAAGTCCGGGAATTCTTCCTGCGCAATCTTGGAGGCAGAATAAACGCTTGCTCCCGCTTCATTCACGATGATGTAGCGAAGCTCGTCCCGGCCCAGTTTCTTGATGAGCTCGGCCACGAACAACTCAGTCTCCCTGGAGGCAGTGCCGTTGCCGATGACGATCAGTTCGACATGATATTGCTGGATCAGCCGTTTGAATACGGCTTCTGCTTCGGCAATTTTGTTATGCGGCGGTGTCGGATAGGTAACCGCCACCTCCAGCACCTTGCCGATATCGTCGACAACCGCCAGCTTGCAGCCTGTGCGGTAGGCGGGATCGACGCCCAGTGCAACCTTGCCTCTGACTGGCGGCTGCAGCAGCAAATTGCGCAGATTAGCGGCAAAAATATCGATCGCATGCGCTTCTGCCCGTTCCGTCATCTCCCCGCGCACTTCACGCTCAATGGATGGCGCAATCAAGCGCTTGTAGGCGTCTTCCAGAGCCGCTTGCAGCCAGGGTTTGGCGACAGACTCACGCTTGATCACCTTTCTCGCTATGTAATCATGAATCCGCTCCACAGGCGTCTCAATCGCTACCTTCAGCACATCCTCGCGCTCGCCCCGATTGATAGCGAGAATGCGATGCGGCGGCAGCTTGCGAACCGGTTCGCTGTAAGCGTAATACATTTCATATACAGACTC
It encodes the following:
- a CDS encoding Tex family protein; this encodes MDKSSAEAQGGQAPVVDEAYEKAVQERIRKQIAAELKLSAKQVETTAALLDEGNTIPFIARYRKEMTGELDENELRAIEERLGYLRNLENRKLEVLRLIEEQGKLTEGLRDAVLAAGKLQEVEDLYRPYKQKRKTRASAAKEKGLEPLAGWLLEQRQTGSVEEQAARYVSEEKQVLTVEEALQGAMDIIAEGIADDARIRAWIRAFTHDQGTLKTEAKDAEQESVYEMYYAYSEPVRKLPPHRILAINRGEREDVLKVAIETPVERIHDYIARKVIKRESVAKPWLQAALEDAYKRLIAPSIEREVRGEMTERAEAHAIDIFAANLRNLLLQPPVRGKVALGVDPAYRTGCKLAVVDDIGKVLEVAVTYPTPPHNKIAEAEAVFKRLIQQYHVELIVIGNGTASRETELFVAELIKKLGRDELRYIIVNEAGASVYSASKIAQEEFPDFDVAERSAVSIARRIQDPLAELVKIEPKAIGVGQYQHDVQQKRLEESLKAVVESAVNHVGVDLNTASSSLLSYVAGVNATIAKNIVKYRDENGKFRERSQVQKVPRLGAKTFEQCVGFLRIPDGDNLLDSTPIHPESYPIVDKLFRLLDVNETMLGTPELKERLRQLDVEQLAEQLEVGVPTLRDIIDSLLRPGRDPREELPGPIFHTDVLKLEDLKPGMELQGTVRNVIDFGAFVDIGVKNDGLVHISQMSDRYVKHPMDVVSVGDTVTVWVLQVDEKKGRVGLTMRKPG